In Prunus dulcis chromosome 2, ALMONDv2, whole genome shotgun sequence, a single genomic region encodes these proteins:
- the LOC117619830 gene encoding DNA-directed RNA polymerase V subunit 5C encodes MATGNENDVVLGCDGGRRPGCITSHVVEGSMESYRFYLSRRTAMEMLSDRGCDVSDSDLSLSLTEFHSQFGPNPDLQQLRICVSLRSNPSKKIVVIFCGTEEIRKQTMCGIYAGLPNKENIHRLILVLQSKMNSYARKELEMYPFKVETFHICDLLVNITKHALKPKLEILTAEEKNNLLRKYKLEDKQLPLMLETDGIARYYGLEKGKVVKVTYSGGVVGSLRTFRCVV; translated from the exons ATGGCTACCGGCAACGagaacgacgtcgttttgggtTGCGATGGAGGACGACGACCCGGATGTATAACGAGCCATGTGGTGGAGGGGAGCATGGAGAGCTACAGATTCTACTTGTCTCGTCGTACGGCCATGGAGATGCTGAGTGACCGAGGCTGCGACGTCTCTGACTcggacctctctctctcactcactgaGTTCCACTCCCAGTTCGGCCCCAACCCGGACCTCCAGCAGCTCCGTATCTGCGTCTCTCTGCGCTCCAATCCCTCCAAGAAG ATTGTTGTCATCTTTTGTGGAACTGAGGAAATAAGGAAACAGACTATGTGTGGCATCTATGCTGGCCTCCcgaacaaagaaaatatacacCGGCTGATTCTTGTCCTGCAAAGTAAAATGAACTCCTATGCTCGGAAAGAACTGGAGATGTATCCATTTAAAGTTGAGACTTTCCAT ATTTGTGACTTGCTGGTCAATATTACAAAGCATGCTCTGAAGCCAAAGCTCGAGATACTCACTGCCGAAGAAAAGAACAACCTGCTAAGGAAGTACAAGTTGGAAGACAAGCAG CTCCCTCTAATGCTGGAAACTGATGGAATTGCTCGATATTATGGATTGGAGAAAGGGAAGGTTGTAAAAGTTACTTACAGTGGTGGAGTTGTTGGTTCCCTCAGAACTTTCCGCTGCGTGGTCTGA
- the LOC117617374 gene encoding F-box protein SKIP5, with amino-acid sequence MCKCVVSRRLVANNLKIPSRSLWHHHYTRERGEGEAMEVEEEKIKQTKWKRRSSSSSSSSKSSSCLINNLDDGCLMHIFSFLPPIPDRYNTALVCHRWLFLACHPRLWLRVERSVKDRLEEPGVFPDIETAVAAARPGDTILIAAGGRHLASNIQIKKRLCLIGGGELPDETTLFCSRASDSALELLSTCKLANLTVKAELGCCLLHRNGRLTIEGCVLQCESNPLDHLSCPIVSTASAQTVFPSSVKCSKDGVSVFRTRIEGGAKAVLTSGDLTLQRVRVIYARTSIFFWFDVEHQ; translated from the exons ATGTGTAAGTGTGTGGTTAGTCGTAGGCTTGTAGCCAACAATCTTAAAATTCCGAGCAGATCTCTTTGGCACCACCACTACACTAGAGAGAGGGGTGAGGGAGAGGCTATGGAGGTGGAGGAAGAGAAAATAAAGCAAACGAAGTGGAAgagaagaagcagcagcagcagcagctcaTCAAAGTCATCTTCGTGTCTTATAAATAATCTTGATGATGGGTGTCTGATGCACATCTTTAGCTTCCTCCCTCCCATCCCAG ATCGGTATAACACCGCCCTCGTTTGCCACAGATGGCTTTTCTTGGCATGTCACCCTCGCTTGTGGCTACGAGTTGAACGATCTGTCAAAGATCGATTGGAGGAGCCTGGAGTTTTCCCCGACATCGAGactgctgttgctgctgcaaG GCCTGGTGACACCATTCTAATTGCAGCAGGAGGAAGGCATCTTGCTTCtaatattcaaataaaaaagcgACTTTGCCTG ATTGGTGGAGGTGAGCTACCTGATGAAACAACACTCTTTTGTTCTCGAGCTTCAGACAG TGCATTGGAGTTGCTGTCCACCTGCAAATTGGCAAACTTGACTGTGAAGGCAGAGCTTGGTTGTTGCTTGCTTCATAGAAATGGAAGGCTGACGATAGAGGGGTGTGTGCTTCAATGCGAATCAAATCCCCTGGACCATCTTTCGTGCCCTATTGTGAGCACTGCTAGCGCCCAGACAGTATTCCCTTCCTCCGTGAAATGTTCTAAGGACGGTGTTTCCGTATTTCGAACTCGAATTGAAGGAGGCGCCAAGGCTGTTCTGACTAGTGGAGACTTGACATTGCAGCGAGTCCGAGTAATTTATGCCCGGACATCGATCTTTTTCTGGTTTGATGTAGAGCACCAGTGA